In Zingiber officinale cultivar Zhangliang chromosome 1A, Zo_v1.1, whole genome shotgun sequence, a genomic segment contains:
- the LOC122001481 gene encoding uncharacterized protein LOC122001481 — protein MACSASTEEKTFHVRSVSLPSQANPTTVRVEEELHKLRICVEPSASSVTREMNCNGLRHLGEVYDGMEDLLHLPSIQQGLLHLGQKKTWQQHLDGSIKLLDFFGIIKDAVSSTKESIQDLQLLVRRRGKNSLEDRLKAHIRSRKAMQKVIKKRYKDMKQVQGKCQPETEPMELSVIMRLLNEASVITRSLLCAIMHSMFAQRTKGSQWSLSSKATRVACENLCQSWNVDVLPYNLKDADIEQITMVRGQLMAIENSLGDLENGLESLFQRLIRNRASILNILSV, from the coding sequence ATGGCCTGTTCGGCTTCAACAGAAGAGAAGACTTTTCATGTTCGCTCAGTCAGCTTACCTTCCCAAGCTAATCCTACTACGGTCAGAGTTGAAGAAGAGCTACACAAACTTAGAATTTGTGTAGAACCATCGGCATCTTCGGTGACGAGGGAGATGAACTGCAATGGGTTGAGACACCTTGGTGAAGTGTATGATGGCATGGAGGATCTTCTTCACCTCCCAAGCATCCAACAAGGTCTGCTCCACCTTGGACAGAAGAAAACATGGCAGCAACATCTGGATGGCTCGATCAAATTGTTGGACTTCTTTGGCATAATTAAGGATGCAGTCAGCTCAACTAAAGAAAGCATTCAGGATCTCCAGTTATTGGTTCGGAGAAGAGGCAAGAATTCCCTGGAAGATAGACTGAAGGCTCATATTCGTTCGAGAAAGGCAATGCAGAAGGTGATCAAGAAGAGATACAAAGACATGAAGCAGGTCCAGGGCAAATGTCAACCTGAAACTGAACCTATGGAGCTATCAGTGATCATGAGGCTTCTGAACGAAGCAAGCGTGATCACTAGGTCTCTCCTTTGCGCAATCATGCATTCAATGTTTGCACAAAGAACAAAAGGTAGCCAGTGGTCACTTTCCTCAAAGGCCACGAGAGTGGCTTGTGAGAACTTGTGTCAGTCCTGGAACGTGGATGTCTTGCCGTACAACCTTAAAGATGCAGACATCGAGCAGATCACAATGGTGCGAGGTCAATTGATGGCAATAGAGAACAGTCTTGGAGACCTTGAGAATGGTTTGGAGAGCTTATTTCAGAGATTAATTCGGAATCGAGCTTCAATTCTCAACATTCTTAGCGTCTAG